The sequence AATTCAAATGATGGATTCTCCTCCATCAGGAACAGCGAAGATAGCAAAAATTACAATCTTTTGCATTTGGATGCTATGTATGACCTGATGGGCAAGGTTTATGTCGATGCATCCGTGCAACCCAAGAAAGGCATGAATGAGCATAAAGCCTTAGTATCCATGGTAGACCAGTCTGAAATCAGTGGAACTGTAATTGCAATCATGGATCGTGGATATGAATTCAACAATATCGCTCATTTTCAGGAGAAATCATGGTACTATATCATCCGGGCGAAAGAATCCTATGGGATTATATCAAGGCTTTCTCTACCAAATTGCCCGGAATACGATGAAGAAATCACGTTAACCCTCACCCGGCACCAAACCAAGGAACGTTATCGCTTCTAAAAGCATACCCTCATCGGTATCGATGGATACAGCCACATACGACATTTGACTTCATTAAACCGAAAGATTCCAAGTTTTATGATTTACATTTTCGTGCCGTTCGCGTCGCTATTGCTGATGGTGTGTATAAAACGGTTTATACAAATCTCAATGCCGAAGATTTTCCGCCGGAGAAAATAAAACAGCTCTATAATCTGCGCTGGGGAATTGAGACATCTTTTAAGGAACTTAAATATGCTGTGGGTTTGGCGAGTCTGCACAGCAAAAAGAAGATTGCAAGAGAT comes from Desulfosporosinus meridiei DSM 13257 and encodes:
- a CDS encoding transposase, whose translation is MYKTVYTNLNAEDFPPEKIKQLYNLRWGIETSFKELKYAVGLASLHSKKKIARDFCQTNSIQLLFHYHAPHQYS
- a CDS encoding transposase, with protein sequence MRLPSNSNDGFSSIRNSEDSKNYNLLHLDAMYDLMGKVYVDASVQPKKGMNEHKALVSMVDQSEISGTVIAIMDRGYEFNNIAHFQEKSWYYIIRAKESYGIISRLSLPNCPEYDEEITLTLTRHQTKERYRF